In the Cumulibacter manganitolerans genome, CTCGTCGGCCAGCTGCGCAACCAGCTGGAGTACCTGGAGACCGACCAGCTCGCGGAGAACCTGCACGGCTACGTCGACGAGATCCAGACCGCCGCCGCGACCATCTCCGAGGCCATCCAGCGGCGCTACTTCCAGAGCTACGCACCCGAATGGACGGGAGACGGCGCATGAGGCGCTACCGCATCCGGCACGTCACGGGCTTCCACTACCCCACCAAGGTCGGCGCGTCGTACAACGAGGCGCGCATGCTGCCGATGGACACCGCCAAGCAGCAGCTGCTGCACTCGCGGCTCGACATCACGCCGCTGACGTCCCGCGACTCGTTCATCGACTACTGGGGCACCCGCGTGACGTCCTTCGAGATCCTCGACGCGCACAGCGATCTCACGCTGCGCGCGGAGTCGCTGGTCGAGATCCAGCCGCGCGAGCACGTGCCGGGCGACCTGTCGTGGGACGACCTCGACGGCATCGGCGACCGCAGCCTGCAGCTGTCCGACCAGCTCTTCGCCACGGACTACACCACTCCGACCGAGCAGATCCTGGAGATGGCCGCCGAGGTCCGCGGGCGCGCTGCCTCCCCGGCGGCGGCCGCCCGCGAGATCTCCGACGCGGTCGGCGACGCGATCGAGTACGTGCGCGGCGCGACCCACGTCGCGTCGACCGCTGCCGAGGTGTGGGAGAAGAAGAAGGGCGTCTGCCAGGACATCGCGCACGTCACGGTGTCCGCGCTGCGCTCGATCGGCATCCCCGCTCGCTACGTGTCCGGCTACGTGCAGCCGAACGCTGACCCCGAGGTGGGCGACGAGCTGACCGGCGAGTCGCACGCGTGGATCGAGTGGTACGCCGGGGACTGGACCGGCTACGACCCCACGAACGCCCTCGAGATCAACGACTCGCACGTCATCGTGGGGCGCGGGCGCGACTATCACGACGTCGCTCCGCTGCGGGGCATCTACGCGGGCGGCGGCAACGCGG is a window encoding:
- a CDS encoding transglutaminase family protein, with product MRRYRIRHVTGFHYPTKVGASYNEARMLPMDTAKQQLLHSRLDITPLTSRDSFIDYWGTRVTSFEILDAHSDLTLRAESLVEIQPREHVPGDLSWDDLDGIGDRSLQLSDQLFATDYTTPTEQILEMAAEVRGRAASPAAAAREISDAVGDAIEYVRGATHVASTAAEVWEKKKGVCQDIAHVTVSALRSIGIPARYVSGYVQPNADPEVGDELTGESHAWIEWYAGDWTGYDPTNALEINDSHVIVGRGRDYHDVAPLRGIYAGGGNADLFVEVTMIRDL